One Salvelinus alpinus chromosome 9, SLU_Salpinus.1, whole genome shotgun sequence genomic window, ACACAAAGTGGAGGAATCTTCTCTTTTATTGGAGAACATTAATAATTTTTATATGAAAATGGCTCTGCAGTCTCCCAATCCCAGCACAATACATATTATCTGACCACAACCTTGGAAGATACACGTAGCTCAAGACCATTGTAGCCTACTATACGTGTTGgaaattaaaataatgatttgaTGTGATATGTAGGCCTATTGTCTAAATGCAGTAAAGGTATACAATGCCTCTGGTAATGTATTTACTCAGACCAtgagtggccaatgatttgacAGATGTAGGAAGTGATGGATCTATTCTATGTTGAAATTGTTTTATCTCTAGTAGTCTATCGTTTGTGTGTTTCAGGTTCAATATAGGTCATGGAAGCATGGATATTAATGATAAAGTTGTAAATACATGACTCATGGTGACAGGTAGAAATCGCAGGGCACTATGACCCAGTGGAGATGTGCTCACCTCTCCAGAAGAATCACTGTGATCAATGCTGCATGTTAATGTTTGCTGTCAGAGGCAGGCGGCAGCAGCTGTATAAAACCAAGAGTGGAGGTCTCCTCCCCATTCAACTGAAGCAGCCTGTAAGACAGCTCCAGGAGACAAGGATTACAATGCAAATGGTAAGCTTGCAGTTGCAACATTTGTCAAATGGCTGCAAGTCATTGTTCTTTCATCAGTCTCAAGGTTTATTTTGATAAACTTTCTATATACATACTATTTATTTTGTTCAGATAGCTAAACTGTTAAAACAGTTGAGGACAGACGTTGTTATACATTTTCCAGAGTACATAATGGATATTTACTTCAAAATCCTTTTTTTACATCAACAATTATAATTGGGTCGCTTCTGCAATGAAAAAAAAATGAAGAAGAAACGGACAACAATGTTTCCTGTCCCAAAATACTTCACTAGATTGATTGAAATTTATTAAGAAAAAAATGGATGTTGGAGACTTGGCAACATAAGAAGAATATCCCTTCTCTTTGGACTGACCACACTGTTTCAAAATGATTAATCAATCAGTGATGGAGAAAAGCGACTAAGGGGATGGAGCGTCAACTCCAGTCAACTCCTGTATTATATGGACAAATGATGAATATCACAAACGATACCAATGTGACAGAATCTTCAGAGCTTGATGAAAATGATGAGAGTTTGGCGTATCAAACCAGTTTGGCAGTGATTCTCTTCGTTGTCACACTCGCTACTACTTTATCCAACGCATTTGTCATTGCAACGATTTATCAGTCTAAGAAACTGCACACTCCAGCAAACTTTCTCATAGCGTCTCTAGCTGTCACCGACCTCTTGGTGTCCATTTTGGTGATGCCAATATGCGTCCTGTACACGGTGAGTCACACCTGGACTTTGGGACAAGTTACATGTGACATTTGGTTATCCTCAGATATAACATGTTGCACTGCTTCTATCCTTCACTTATGCGTAATCGCTTTGGATCGATACTGGGCAATAACAGACGCCGTTGAGTACTCCAAAAAGCGCACGCCAGCGCGCGCGGCGGGAATGATCGTGACGGCTTGGGTCATCGCTATCTCCATCTCCCTGCCCCCGCTTTTCTGGCGCCAGGTGAAAGCGGAGGAGTTAACTGAATGCAATGTCAACACGGATCACATTTTCTACACTATTTACTCCACGTTTGGAGCATTCTACATCCCTACTCTGCTGCTTATTGTGCTTTATGGAAGGATATACTTAGAAGCACGTAAGATCATTTTGAAACAGTCACCCAAAAAGGTAGGGAAAAGACTCACTTCAGCGCACCTGATCACCAACTCCCCTGGATCTGTGGCATCGACATCATCTACTCAGTGTAAAAGACACGATACCCACTTCAGTGACACGGGGTCCTTGGCAAGTAAGAACCATGTGAAAGTAACCGTGTCTGACGCACttttggagaagaaaaaaatatcAGCTGCTAGAGAGAGGAAAGCGACCAAAACATTGGGAATAATATTAGGCGCATACATTATATGCTGGTTGCCCTTTTTCATATACACCCTGGTGGTGGCCGCATGTGAAACTTGTTTTTACCCCGAGTTGTTTGACTTTTTCACCTGGCTTGGTTATCTCAACTCGTTAATCAATCCAATTATATATACCATGTCCAATGATCACTTTAAAAAAGCTTTCCATAAACTCTTACGCTTCAGATTTTGCATATCCTGAACATATGTCTTCCATGTCCTATTTTGTTTGCATTATTGCTCTATACAATACAGCATACAATACAGATACCCCTGTGTGGTGTTATATCTGTAAATGCATTCATATGATGCAATTTAGGTCACGATAAACCTTTATGAAATGATGGTATTATGGGGACCACAATTTTTACACAGTAGCTAACGTTCGCAATACTCAAATTCAGGTTTAATATGTAATATATACTTAAGCCGATTATAATAAATTGTGAATACAACTGAATAAAAAACTGACAGTTGGAAAATTCAGATTTGTTATTTGTGTTTTGCAAGGGCTCCCATTTGGGGATTATGGTGGCTCGCGGCGCATTGCGCGTAATTCCCTGCGCGACTGACCGTTGCATTTCAGATCCGCTGCATCATTAGTAATAGCTATCCAAACCAGACTCGACTGAAACCATTACTTCTTGGCTGGCTATGACATtatccactgggcacagacgtcagttcagcgtctagttttgatttacatttggttgagttgtcaactaccgtgaattcaacatgaaatcaacaaaacatttcaccatgtcattggatttaggtaaaacattgggtgaaaaaaatacaaaatgcccttacgttgatgactttttgcaaatacaatcagttttccatgttgattcaacgtcatctaacagatttttggggttgaaatgacatggacacaaagttgattcaaccagtttttgccaaaTCATATCAATAATCTAATTTATTTGATGCGATTATTTCCTAACATGATGATGtgttttttatgtttttgttttgcaTACACTAGTGTGTACATAATTTACGTTTCTTTTTCATTGTGAAACTGTTACACGGAGATAAGGATCTTACTCTATTCTATTTATAGTTGATGGACACACCGTAAAAAATATACAGTTGTTTCAACTAattattattaagtaactggttccacagCCTACTTTAGTTTACTAACCTTTTCAGTTAAAGTGTTAACTGAACTTAAAATGTTTAGTTGGCCCAAACCTAGCGCCAACTTTAGAAAACTTGGGCAAAAAATTCAGTAAACATCAAATTATGTGTTTCTTCAACTTGTCTCATATGTTCATACAACTATTATTTGGGCATCTTAACTAAAAAAAGTCTGTGTAACTGGTTACAGACACAAACATTGCTTTTAACATGCAACACTTtcaacatacactaccggtcaaaagttttagaacacctactcattcaagggcgtttctttatttttactcttttctacattgtagaataatagtgaagacatcaaaactatgaaataacaaatatggaatcacgtagtaaccaaaaaagtgttaaacaaatcaaaatatattttatatttgagattcttcaaatagccaccctttgccttgatgacagctttgcacactcttggcattctctccaccagcttcacctggaatgcttttccaacagtcttgaaggagttcccacatatgctgagcacttgttggctgcttttccttcactctgaggtccgactcatcccaaaacatctcaggttgaggtcgggggattgtggaggccaggtcaatgctccatcactctcctccttggtaaaatagcccttacacagcctggaggtgtgttgggtcattgttctgtttagaacaaatgatagtcctactaagcccaaaccagatgggatggagtatcgctgcagaatgctgtggtagccatgctggttaagtgtgccttgaattctaaataaatcacagacagtgtcagcagcaaagcacccacacaccataacacctcctgctccatgctttacggtgggaaatacacatacagagatcatctgttcccccacaccgcgtctcacaaagacagtggttggaaccaaaaatctccaatttggactccagacccaaggacacatttccaccggtctaatgtctattgctcgtgtttcttggaacaagcaagtctcttcttattattggtgtcctttagtagtggtttctttgcagcaattcgaccatggaggcctgattcacacagtctcctctgaacagttgatgttgagatgtgtctgttgaacTCTcttaagcatttatttgggctgcaatttctgaggctggtaactctaatgaacttacagtgccttgcaaaagtattcatcccccgtgacgtttttcctattttgttgcattacaacctgtcatttaaatggatttttatttgaatttcatgtaatggacatacacaaaatagtccaattagtgaagtgaaatgtaaaaaataactgtttaaaaaaaaataacggaaaagtggtgcgtggaTACGTATTCACACCTTTTGCTATGAAGagcctaaataagatctggtgcaaccaattaccttcagaagtcacataattagttaaataaagtccacctgtgtgcaatctaagtgtcacattatctcagtatatatacacctgttctgaaaggccccagagtctgcaacatcactaagcaatgggcaccaccaagcaagcgacaccatgaagaccaagagcTCTcgaaacaggtcagggacaaagttgtggagaagtacagatcagggttgggttataaaaaaatatcagaaactttgaacatcccacggagcaccatttaatccaatataaaaaaacaaagaatatggcaccataaAACCTGCCAAGAgtgggctgcccaccaaaacttacggaccaggcaaggagggcattattcagagaggcaacaaaaagaccaaagataaccctgaaggacctgcaaagctccacagcggagattggagtatctgttcataggaccactttaagccatacactccacggAGCTGGGCTtacagaagagtgtccagaaaaaagccattgcttaaagaaaaaataagcaaacacgtttggtgttcgccaaaaggcatgtgggaaggaaaacgctatgcctggcgcaaacccaacacctctcatcaccccgagaacatccccacagtgaagcatggtggtggcagcatcattctgtggggatctTTTTCATCGACATGGACTTtcaaactggtcagaattgaaggaatgatggatggcactaaatacaaggaaattcttgagggaaacctgtttcagtcttccagagatttgagactgggacggaggttcaccttccagcaggccaatgaccctaagcatactgctaaagcaacacttgattggtttaaggggaaacatttaaatgtcttggaatggcccagtcaaagcccagacctcaattcaattcagaatctgtggtatgacttaaagattgctgtacaccagcggaacccttccaacttgaagaagctggagcagttttgccttgaagaatgggcaacaatcccagtggctagatgtgccaagcttatagagacatacccctagatacttgcagctgtaattgctgcaaaacgtggctctacaaagtattgactttggggggtgaatagttatgcacgctcaactTTTCAGGattttttgtcttatttgttgtttgtttcacaatacaacatattttgcatctttaaagtggtaggcgtgttgtgtaaatcaaatgatacaaagccccccaaaaatacattttaattgcaggttgtaaggcaacaaaataggaaaaatgccaaggggggtgaatactttcacaagccactgtatcctctgcagcagagctaactcggtcttccattcctgtggtggtcctcatgggagccagtttcatcatagcgattgatggtttttgcaactgtacTTGAAGACACTTTTAAAGTTTTTGAaatttccgtattgactgaccttcatgtcttaaagtaatgatggactgttgtttctctttgcttatttgagctgctcttgccataatatggacttagtcttttaccaaacaTGGCTCTTCTGTTGAACACCCCTAcctagtcacaacacaactgattggctcttatgcattaagaaggaaataaattccacaaattaacttttaaaaaggcacacctgttaattgaaatgtattccaggtgactacctcatgaagctggttgagagaatgccaagagtgtgcaaagctgtcatcaaggcaaaatgtggctatttgaagaatctcaaatctcaaatatatttagatttatttaacactcttttggttactacatgattccatgtgtgttatttcatagttttcatgtcttcactattactctacaatgtagaaaataggaaaaataaagaaaaacccttgaatgagtaggtgttctaaaacttttgaccggtagtgttcATATTTAACATAGGTTGACATTGTGCATGTTTACAGTAGTTATTATTTAACTGAAGcgtgtcctcacctgggatttgaactcacaactttCAGGTTCAACGCATTCCAATCTCCCGTCTACACCACCATATCTGTGTCAATCATCAGTTAATCGGACtgttctgtcacgacttccgccgaagttggtgcctctccttgttcaggcggcgttcggcagtcgtcgtcaccggctttctagctgttATCATTATTttcctatttaaccctctggttctcattatgttttgtgcgtgattgttcctTGTCTAGTGTTATCATTCTTCTGTGTTATGGTGTGTTTTCCCTGCGTGGAATTTATGGTTGATTATTTTCCGAGTAAAgtactcagttctgtgtcctgcgcctgactctgtaCTCACCTCGGCATACTGATACATGACATGTTCTCTTATCATTTATTTGattgacttatttcagcaattgTAGGGTTTTCTGTATCGTTGCCTGATGTTGGTGGAGCATATtactgttttaatgttactctttaataactatgataaatataatagTTTTACTCAAGTGTACTttcaacagagctgagatttactttgaagtacaatgtgtgaaattagtcattgacacagacatggtggcgtagcaggaagtGCGGTATGCCGTGAACCAAGAGATTGTGACTTAAAATCCAAGGCGAGAACATGTTGgaaaataattactgtataaatcaACATCAACGTAtgtcaaatacagtgcattcggaaagtatccagacaacttcactttttccacattttgttacgttacagccgaattctaaaatggattaaatcgttttttcctcatcaatctacacacaataccagatAATGACAaaactaaaacatttttttttagaaatgttagcaaatttattacaaataaaaaacagaaataccttatttgcataagtattcagaccctttgctatgagactcgaaattgagctcaggtgcatcctgtttccattgatcatccttgaaatgtttctacaacttgattggagtccacctgtagtaaattcaattgattgaacatggtttggaaagccacacacctctctatttaaggtcccacagttgacagtgcatgtcagagcaaaatccaagccatgaggttgctggtaattgtccgtagagctcgagACAAGATTgggtcgaggtacagatctggggaatgttaccaaaaaatgtctgcagcattgaaggtccccaagaacacagtggcctccttcattcttaaatgggagaagtttggaaccaacaagactcttcctagagctggctgcctggccaaactgagcaatcgggagagaagggcattggtcagggaggtgaccaacagcccgatggtcactctgacagagctccagagttcctctgtggagatgagagaaccttccagaaggacagccatctatgcagcactccaccaatcaggtctttatggtagagtggccagacggaagccactcctcagtaaaaggaacatgacagcccgcttggattttcccaaaaggcacctaaagactctcagaccatgagaaacaagattccctggtctgatgaaaccaagattgaactttttggcctgaatgccaagcgtcacatctggaggaaatctgtcaccatccctacggtgaagcatggtggtggcagcatcatgctgtggggatgtttttcagcggcagggactgggagactagtcaggatcgagggaaagatgaacggagcaaagtacagagagatccttgatgaaaacctgctccagagcgctcaggacctcagactggggagaaggttcaccttccaacaggacaacgaccctaagcacacagtcaagacaacgaaggagtggcttcgggacaagtctctgaatgttgttgagtggcccagccaaagcccggacttgaacccgatcaaacat contains:
- the LOC139584071 gene encoding 5-hydroxytryptamine receptor 1B-like gives rise to the protein MERQLQSTPVLYGQMMNITNDTNVTESSELDENDESLAYQTSLAVILFVVTLATTLSNAFVIATIYQSKKLHTPANFLIASLAVTDLLVSILVMPICVLYTVSHTWTLGQVTCDIWLSSDITCCTASILHLCVIALDRYWAITDAVEYSKKRTPARAAGMIVTAWVIAISISLPPLFWRQVKAEELTECNVNTDHIFYTIYSTFGAFYIPTLLLIVLYGRIYLEARKIILKQSPKKVGKRLTSAHLITNSPGSVASTSSTQCKRHDTHFSDTGSLASKNHVKVTVSDALLEKKKISAARERKATKTLGIILGAYIICWLPFFIYTLVVAACETCFYPELFDFFTWLGYLNSLINPIIYTMSNDHFKKAFHKLLRFRFCIS